GGTGGAGGTAGCCTTTGAAGTTTACAAATTTATTTTAATTGCTAGAATCATCCTTTCTTTTGTTAGGCACAATCCCTACAGCCCAGTCATTAAGTTTATATATGAGTTATCAGAGCCATACTTAGGGTTTTTCCGCCGTTTTATTCCACCAGTGGGCATGATCGACTTTTCACCCATTGCAGCATTCTTTGTCTTAAGTATCATTGAATACTGGGTGGTATTGCCGATAGTGAGGTTAATATTCTAAATGACCATCATTGACCGACAGCAAATATTAAGTCGTTATTGCAGTATTGAGGAAAAGACCATTATTGCCAGAGCCATTGACTTGGCCGAAAGCGTATTAAAAAATCATCAAGTGGCGGTTAGCGATTTTTATGACCCGTATCATACGGGTCTAGTGTTTTCTCTAGTTAAAGGAATTCATGATTTATCGGTAGTGGCAGACGGTGGTTACCCCAATGCTGAGCGATCAAGGGTGGTGATTTATCCCGATTATTTATTGCCGGAACAGGTTGATGCCAACCTCGCTTTTTTATCCATTGAGGGTAACTTTAAAATGGTTGCCGTTAATCATCGAGATTACTTAGGCTCATTGATGGGCCTTGGTCTAAAAAGAGATAAGCTGGGAGACATCATTGTTCATGAATCCGGTGCCGATTTAATTGTGGATGCAGATGTGGCACCCTATGTGCGGGCTAATCTGACTAAAATAGGCCGTGTGAAGGTAGAAATTGTTGAAATTTCCAGGGAACAATTGCGGTTGCCGGAAGCCAATATTAAAATAATTAATGCTACCGTGGCGGCTCTACGGTTGGATGCTGTGGCCGCAGCGGGCTATGGCGCTTCCCGCAGTAAAATAGTTAAGGAAATTACTGCTGAAAGGCTAAACTTAAATTGGTGTCCCTGTAGCAATCCGGCTACGTTGGTTAAAGCAGGGGATATGTTGTCGCTGCGTGGCCGTGGACGAGTTAAGGTGGCTGAGGTTGGGGGCAACACCAAAAAAGGACGGGTGGCGGTGGTGCTGCACAAATATCTTTAACTTTATAAAATCAATTTATAAAAGTAATATAGGTCAAAAAGATAAGCTAACGGTTATGCGGAGGTGTGCAAATGCTTAGCCCTTTGGATATTAGGCAAAAGGAATTTCGCAAGGGGTTCCGGGGTTATGACGAACGGCAGGTGGACAACTTTATGGAGGAAGTTGCCACAACGATAGAAGATTTGTTAAAAGAAAATGATCAATTGAGAAGAAAAATAGTTGAATCCGAGGAACGGCAACAGAAATATCAAGAACTGGAAGTGGCCCTAAAGGACACCATGGTGCTGGCCCAAAAGAACGCCCAAGACCTAAAGGAAAATGCTGATAAAGAAATTAAATTATTAATGCAGGACGCCCATCAGCGGGCCGAATTGCTGCTACAGCAGGCGGAAGAACAGGCCAAAAAAAAGGTAGAGCAGGCGGAAGAACAGGTCAAGGAAATTATGGAGGCTTACCGTCAATTACAAAAACAAGCCAATGTATTTAAAACGCAATTCCGCACTTTTTTGGAAACCCAATTAGAATTATTAACTGCTGAACCCCAAGTAAATGAACCAGAAGAGGAGCAAGCAGTATAATTGGCACTGCATATCAAAGAAGAAAACGGTGCGGTGATCTTTAAAGTGCGGGTTCAACCTCGGGCTGCCAAAAACCAGATTTCTGGCTTGCTTGATGATGCTGTAAAAATAAGGCTAACTGCACCGCCGGTGGACGGTGAGGCCAATCGAGCACTGCAGGAATTTGTGGCTAAGTTATTTAAAGTTCCCAAGAGTAAGGTGGAAGTGGTATCTGGACATACCGGACGGAACAAAATCATTCGGGTGGAAAACGTGAATTTGACCGAGGCCCGCAAAATTTTACCTAAATAAACACCGATTACAAAAAGTTGACCGATGCTACAACTTTATGTATAATAAATAAACGTAAAATTATATTTATAATGCCTATGAACGGAACAGTAAATTGAAATGTGTTGTCACAGAGAACCCGGGTATGGTGGGAGCCGGGTACAGCCTTCAGTTGAAAATCATCCCGGAGGTGCACAAACAAAAATTCTTTTTAGAATGAGTAGGTTGTGTCGGTGACACCGACGTTAACGGTGCTTGAGTGATCGGGTATAGCATTTACCTGTTCACAAGGGTGGTACCGCGGAAATAATCCGTCCCTTGGGGGGGGGCGGGTTTTTTTATGCTTATTTATCAAAGTATATATAATTACAAAATTCTTATAAGAGGTGACTATTTACAAATGGATTACGGTAAAACACTAAACCTGCCCAAAACAGAGTTCCCCATGCGGGGCAATTTACCCCAGCGGGAACCGGAAACATTAAACTGGTGGGAAGAAGTTGACATCTATAGGCAAGTACAGGAGAAGAACAAAGGCAAGGAAAAATTTATTTTACACGATGGACCGCCCTATGCCAACGGTCACATCCATTTAGGCCATGTTTTAAACAAGGTATTAAAGGATATTATTGTCAAGTATCATTCCATGGCCGGCTATGATGCTCCATATGTACCTGGTTGGGATACCCACGGGTTGCCAATTGAACAGCAGGCCATTAAAAATTTAAAAATTAACCGTCACCAAGTGGATCCGGTTGATTTTAGAAAACAGTGCCAAGATTATGCGATGAAGTTTGTGGACATCCAAAGGGAAGAATTTAAGCGTTTAGGGGTGCGCGGGGATTGGGAACGTCCTTATTTAACGCTGATACCTAAATACGAAGCTAAACAAATTCGTGTATTTGGTGAAATGGCCAAAAAGGGTTACATTTATAAAGGTCTGAAACCGGTGTACTGGTGTGCCAGTTGCGAAACCGCTTTGGCAGAGGCAGAGGTTGAATACCATGACAAGTCATCACCATCTATTTATGTCAAGTTCCCGGTGGTGGATGGTAAAGGCTTGCTGCCCGAAGATAACAACACCTATGTGGTTATTTGGACCACCACCCCTTGGACATTACCTGCCAACGTAGCTATATCTATTCATCCGGAATTGGATTATGTACTGGTGCAGGTTGGTGCAGAAAAACACCTAATTGCCAAAGCACTGATGGAAAGCTATGCTAAAGTTGTTGGCCAAGAGCAGCTGACAGTGGTTAAAGAAATTAAAGGTGAGCAGTTAGAATATGTTCATTGTCGCCATCCCTTTGTAGAGCGGGATTCGGTGTTGATTCTCGGTGATCATGTCACCACCGACAGTGGTACCGGATGTGTACACACCGCCCCTGGTCATGGTGAAGAAGACTTCTTTGTGGGTAAAAAGTACAACTTGCAAGTAATATCTCCGGTGGACAACCGCGGTCGATTTACCCAAGAGGGTGGCAAGTTTGCGGGACAAAAAATTTGGGATGCTAACAAAGAAGTGCTGGAGGAACTGGAAGCCCGGGATAGATTGGTACATCAACACAACATCGACCACTCCTACCCCCACTGCTGGCGTTGTAAACAACCAATTTTTTACCGGGCCACCGAGCAGTGGTTTGCGTCAGTGGATGGTTTTAGACAACAGGCGCTGGACGCAATCCGCAACAAGGTGCGGTTTATTCCAACTTGGGGTGAAGATCGCATCTATAACATGATCGAGGGGCGCGGTGATTGGTGTATTTCCCGTCAGCGCACTTGGGGTGTACCAATTCCCATCTTCTATTGTAAAGATTGTGGTAAGGAGCTAATCACTGAAGAAACCATTGCCCATTTGGAAAAAATCATTGCCGAACACGGTTCTGACGCTTGGTTCGCCAGAGAAGCCAAGGACCTAATGCCTGAGAACACCAAGTGTGACTGTGGCTGCACTGAATTTACCAAAGAAACAGATATTATGGACGTGTGGTTCGACTCCGGTTCCAGCCACAAAGGTGTACTGGATCAACCGGATTTGTGGCCAGAACTGCGCTGGCCCGCTGATTTATATTTGGAAGGTAGTGACCAACATCGCGGTTGGTTTAACTCCTCACTATCCACAGCCATTGCAGTGGATGGAGAACCTCCCTATAAAGCGGTGTTGACCCATGGCTTTTTGGTAGATGAAAAGGGACGCAAAATGTCTAAATCACTGGGCAATGTGGTGGACCCCTTAAAGGTTATCAAGCAAATGGGTGCTGAT
The sequence above is a segment of the Peptococcaceae bacterium 1198_IL3148 genome. Coding sequences within it:
- a CDS encoding photosystem II S4 domain protein gives rise to the protein MTIIDRQQILSRYCSIEEKTIIARAIDLAESVLKNHQVAVSDFYDPYHTGLVFSLVKGIHDLSVVADGGYPNAERSRVVIYPDYLLPEQVDANLAFLSIEGNFKMVAVNHRDYLGSLMGLGLKRDKLGDIIVHESGADLIVDADVAPYVRANLTKIGRVKVEIVEISREQLRLPEANIKIINATVAALRLDAVAAAGYGASRSKIVKEITAERLNLNWCPCSNPATLVKAGDMLSLRGRGRVKVAEVGGNTKKGRVAVVLHKYL
- a CDS encoding DivIVA domain-containing protein; the protein is MLSPLDIRQKEFRKGFRGYDERQVDNFMEEVATTIEDLLKENDQLRRKIVESEERQQKYQELEVALKDTMVLAQKNAQDLKENADKEIKLLMQDAHQRAELLLQQAEEQAKKKVEQAEEQVKEIMEAYRQLQKQANVFKTQFRTFLETQLELLTAEPQVNEPEEEQAV
- a CDS encoding YggT family protein yields the protein MGIVYNAVEVAFEVYKFILIARIILSFVRHNPYSPVIKFIYELSEPYLGFFRRFIPPVGMIDFSPIAAFFVLSIIEYWVVLPIVRLIF
- a CDS encoding DUF167 domain-containing protein → MALHIKEENGAVIFKVRVQPRAAKNQISGLLDDAVKIRLTAPPVDGEANRALQEFVAKLFKVPKSKVEVVSGHTGRNKIIRVENVNLTEARKILPK
- the ileS gene encoding isoleucine--tRNA ligase, encoding MDYGKTLNLPKTEFPMRGNLPQREPETLNWWEEVDIYRQVQEKNKGKEKFILHDGPPYANGHIHLGHVLNKVLKDIIVKYHSMAGYDAPYVPGWDTHGLPIEQQAIKNLKINRHQVDPVDFRKQCQDYAMKFVDIQREEFKRLGVRGDWERPYLTLIPKYEAKQIRVFGEMAKKGYIYKGLKPVYWCASCETALAEAEVEYHDKSSPSIYVKFPVVDGKGLLPEDNNTYVVIWTTTPWTLPANVAISIHPELDYVLVQVGAEKHLIAKALMESYAKVVGQEQLTVVKEIKGEQLEYVHCRHPFVERDSVLILGDHVTTDSGTGCVHTAPGHGEEDFFVGKKYNLQVISPVDNRGRFTQEGGKFAGQKIWDANKEVLEELEARDRLVHQHNIDHSYPHCWRCKQPIFYRATEQWFASVDGFRQQALDAIRNKVRFIPTWGEDRIYNMIEGRGDWCISRQRTWGVPIPIFYCKDCGKELITEETIAHLEKIIAEHGSDAWFAREAKDLMPENTKCDCGCTEFTKETDIMDVWFDSGSSHKGVLDQPDLWPELRWPADLYLEGSDQHRGWFNSSLSTAIAVDGEPPYKAVLTHGFLVDEKGRKMSKSLGNVVDPLKVIKQMGADILRLWVASAEYRSDLAVSDNILKQTTEAYRKIRNTIRFLLGNLNGFDPAQNSITYNEMLELDRWALLRLHRLNEKVLKAYHDYEFHVVYHAVHNFCVTDMSARYLDIIKDRLYTAPAESKERRSAQTVLYQVLDSLVRLLTPILAFTSEEVYRHMPKPTDSPVSVQLLDMPEVNEAYLDIELEQKWDRIMQVRSEVLKHLENARKEKFIGNSLEAAVHIYAEGELYDFLKPMENEFATLFITSQAYLHNGNAEGLAISDNVSGLAVKVEKATGEKCERCWMYHKEVGQHQEHPTLCPRCAGVLTK